In Streptomyces nojiriensis, one genomic interval encodes:
- a CDS encoding ATP-binding protein codes for MRLPIRHVQQNLIFTTHGTVWAVWRVAATNYSHAPAAVKKRRLKALEGLFKAMTGEPMLLSLCPQIDPTAVVRAMVDDIDLERAPRYESLGHAVLDQLESMELTGRTDWLALPLPPLSQKDAVLSAFRAARAEVSLQLGLMPAVVTAAEVQRRLEQAQRIQAQWPTGVSMRPASEAEILWIYGHSARRGLAEPFLPDGTETPVRGRGRNTAALGEILVGEGGADFNSGPALPANPFTRRFLQVSSEWGDSYQALLALSEMPEAFALPGAAYLQQLDDLAYPVDWTARLVIVPGSKAEPKVRKRARHLKAQAAEYEGDPAGPPAAVARNQADNEEYHERLTANRREVEIRAMVTLAVWGNSPGDAMDRAAALASDFGSTDYTFSRPAGEQANLWQAMLPGCRTPRVMAGYAQILLARDFAMAMPWCGSQLGDERGGLYGLQVASGGARPVLIDPARGPRENASASMAWLGELGAGKSVGMKGAVYNVLARGHQLGRPGSRGRAVIVDRTTDQEWARFAKACPGTTQLIRIDHTAEVSLDPLRLYKENSPQVAARFTESFLTLLLGVRPMDLEGVALSEAVQAVLGRPEPSMRALMEELTARGATDPAAQGLARKLASVARKDLARVVFDETLPVVDTHRADSVVFLVSALALPKKSELASEHRIQRLEFEKVLGRALMYLIAAVSRETAMRSRDEFAVTVFDECWWLTSSDEGLELLLELLRDGRKRNAAAYVGSHDADDIGPADSEKGAIVRGLIPHRFVFRQTSRPLAARSLEFLGVDSTDTDLLDLVTGGLSPLGLPEDQRRARAGECLYRDLAGRIGLMRVLIPRDRAIERVIHTTPTSLQAAA; via the coding sequence ATGCGCCTGCCGATCCGGCACGTCCAGCAGAACCTGATCTTCACCACCCATGGCACCGTCTGGGCGGTGTGGCGCGTTGCTGCGACCAACTACTCCCACGCCCCGGCCGCTGTGAAGAAGCGCCGTCTCAAGGCTCTGGAGGGCCTGTTCAAGGCGATGACCGGCGAGCCGATGCTGCTGTCGCTGTGCCCCCAGATCGACCCGACCGCCGTGGTGCGCGCCATGGTCGACGACATCGACCTGGAGCGCGCGCCCCGCTACGAGAGCCTCGGCCATGCGGTCCTGGACCAGCTGGAGTCCATGGAGCTGACGGGCCGCACCGACTGGCTCGCGCTCCCGCTGCCCCCGCTGTCGCAGAAGGACGCGGTGCTCTCCGCGTTCCGGGCGGCCCGGGCCGAGGTCTCCCTGCAGCTCGGGCTGATGCCTGCGGTCGTCACCGCCGCGGAGGTGCAGCGGCGCCTGGAGCAGGCCCAGCGGATCCAGGCCCAGTGGCCGACCGGGGTGTCGATGCGGCCGGCGTCCGAGGCGGAGATCCTGTGGATCTACGGCCACAGCGCGCGCCGCGGGCTTGCCGAACCGTTCCTCCCGGATGGCACCGAGACCCCGGTCCGCGGCCGGGGCCGGAACACCGCGGCGCTGGGGGAGATCCTCGTCGGCGAAGGTGGCGCCGACTTCAACTCCGGCCCTGCCCTGCCGGCCAACCCGTTCACGCGGCGCTTCCTCCAGGTCTCCAGCGAGTGGGGCGACTCCTACCAGGCGCTCCTGGCTCTCTCGGAGATGCCGGAGGCGTTCGCGCTGCCCGGCGCGGCCTACCTTCAGCAGCTCGACGACCTGGCCTACCCCGTCGACTGGACCGCGCGCTTGGTCATCGTGCCCGGCTCGAAGGCCGAGCCGAAGGTCCGCAAGAGGGCGCGGCACCTCAAGGCCCAGGCCGCCGAATACGAAGGTGACCCGGCTGGCCCGCCCGCGGCCGTCGCCCGGAACCAGGCCGACAACGAGGAGTACCACGAGCGGCTGACGGCGAACCGGCGCGAGGTGGAGATCCGCGCCATGGTCACCCTCGCCGTGTGGGGTAACAGCCCCGGCGACGCCATGGACCGCGCCGCCGCCCTCGCGAGCGACTTCGGGTCCACCGACTACACGTTCTCCCGGCCCGCCGGGGAGCAGGCGAACCTGTGGCAGGCGATGCTGCCCGGCTGCCGCACCCCCCGGGTCATGGCCGGGTACGCGCAGATCCTCCTTGCGCGGGACTTCGCGATGGCCATGCCCTGGTGCGGCTCCCAGCTCGGTGACGAGCGCGGCGGCCTGTACGGCCTCCAGGTCGCCTCCGGGGGCGCCCGACCGGTCCTGATCGACCCCGCCCGCGGTCCCCGGGAGAACGCGTCCGCGTCGATGGCCTGGCTCGGCGAGCTCGGCGCCGGCAAGTCGGTCGGAATGAAGGGCGCCGTCTACAACGTCCTGGCCCGCGGGCATCAGCTCGGTCGGCCCGGCAGCCGCGGCCGCGCCGTCATCGTGGACCGCACCACCGACCAGGAATGGGCGCGGTTCGCAAAGGCGTGCCCTGGCACCACCCAGCTGATCCGCATCGACCACACCGCCGAGGTTTCCCTCGACCCGCTGCGCCTCTACAAGGAGAACAGCCCCCAGGTCGCGGCCCGCTTCACCGAGTCCTTCCTCACCCTGCTCCTCGGCGTACGTCCGATGGACCTCGAAGGCGTCGCCCTCTCCGAGGCCGTGCAGGCGGTCCTGGGCCGGCCGGAGCCCTCGATGCGCGCACTCATGGAGGAGCTCACCGCCCGGGGCGCCACTGACCCGGCGGCCCAGGGCCTGGCCCGCAAGCTCGCCTCGGTCGCCCGCAAGGACCTCGCCCGTGTCGTCTTCGACGAGACGCTGCCGGTCGTCGACACCCACCGCGCGGACTCCGTCGTCTTCCTCGTCAGCGCGCTCGCCCTGCCTAAGAAGTCCGAGCTCGCGAGTGAGCACCGGATCCAGCGCCTGGAGTTCGAAAAGGTCCTGGGCCGGGCCCTGATGTACCTCATCGCTGCCGTCTCCCGCGAGACCGCGATGCGCTCCCGGGACGAGTTCGCTGTCACCGTCTTCGACGAGTGCTGGTGGCTCACCTCCAGCGACGAGGGCCTGGAGCTGCTCCTGGAGCTGCTCCGCGACGGCCGCAAGCGCAACGCGGCCGCGTACGTCGGCTCGCACGACGCCGACGACATCGGCCCCGCCGACAGCGAGAAGGGCGCCATCGTCCGCGGCCTCATCCCGCACAGGTTTGTCTTCCGGCAGACCAGCCGCCCCCTGGCCGCGCGGAGCCTCGAATTCCTCGGGGTGGACTCCACCGACACCGACCTCCTGGACCTGGTGACCGGCGGCCTCTCCCCGCTCGGCCTGCCCGAGGACCAGCGACGGGCCCGCGCGGGGGAGTGCCTCTACCGCGACCTGGCCGGCCGCATCGGCCTCATGCGGGTCCTCATCCCCCGCGACCGGGCGATCGAGCGCGTCATCCACACCACCCCGACCAGCCTGCAGGCGGCGGCATGA
- a CDS encoding conjugal transfer protein has protein sequence MSLVRTRRQRPVPPVEPQPEAVQVPEAAQDAGWVGGWSTGAQANSAALIRWIVWGLIALGPLLGALAYLSVPTTSAAPAPKAAPFAPSASGGQGAAGFASLFLAAYLSAGRGDEPKLAAYYPPASSLQLDGVSGQRQGEQLTVVRLRQTDTSVWAVTVAARVTGAQSALAPSAQPGTSLTPAADPVRYFQVPVATAPGAGGVTAYTALALPAEVAAPERAKTPELVYGAMHPALPTDPRAQAVTSFLSAYLTKAGAELDRYLAPGTRLSAPSPAPYSGVAVDQLAVEGETGGEPVVSVPGDGTTLRLLVTLRATGQDGVRLPLTYALALKARAGRWEIVGLDGAPVLAPTPGAAEPAGSPSPAPIHTP, from the coding sequence ATGAGCCTCGTACGCACCCGCCGCCAGAGGCCGGTACCGCCAGTTGAGCCGCAGCCGGAGGCCGTCCAGGTGCCCGAAGCAGCGCAGGACGCCGGCTGGGTCGGCGGATGGTCGACCGGCGCCCAGGCCAACTCAGCCGCACTGATCCGGTGGATCGTCTGGGGCCTGATCGCCCTCGGGCCTCTCCTGGGCGCGCTCGCCTACCTGTCGGTGCCCACTACGTCCGCAGCCCCGGCTCCGAAGGCCGCCCCATTCGCACCGTCCGCGAGCGGCGGCCAGGGCGCGGCCGGCTTCGCGAGCCTCTTCTTGGCCGCCTATCTGTCTGCTGGCCGCGGCGACGAGCCCAAGCTCGCCGCCTACTACCCGCCGGCCAGCAGCCTCCAGCTCGACGGAGTCTCCGGCCAGCGCCAGGGCGAGCAGCTGACCGTCGTCCGGCTGCGTCAGACCGACACCTCGGTCTGGGCGGTTACCGTCGCGGCACGCGTCACCGGCGCGCAGTCGGCGCTGGCGCCGTCCGCGCAACCTGGCACCTCCCTGACTCCGGCAGCCGACCCGGTGCGCTACTTCCAGGTGCCCGTGGCCACCGCGCCCGGTGCCGGGGGAGTGACCGCGTACACCGCGCTCGCGTTGCCAGCCGAGGTCGCCGCCCCTGAGCGGGCCAAGACCCCGGAGCTGGTCTACGGCGCGATGCACCCGGCGCTGCCGACCGACCCGCGCGCCCAGGCGGTTACCAGCTTCTTGAGTGCCTACCTCACGAAGGCTGGCGCCGAGCTCGACCGCTACCTCGCGCCCGGTACTCGCCTGTCCGCGCCGTCCCCGGCTCCGTACTCGGGCGTCGCGGTGGACCAGCTCGCCGTCGAAGGCGAGACCGGGGGAGAGCCGGTCGTCTCCGTCCCTGGCGACGGCACAACCCTGCGCCTGCTCGTCACCCTCCGGGCGACCGGCCAGGACGGGGTGAGGCTCCCACTCACCTACGCGCTCGCCCTCAAGGCCCGCGCCGGGCGCTGGGAGATCGTCGGCCTTGACGGCGCCCCTGTCCTCGCCCCCACGCCCGGGGCTGCTGAACCGGCCGGCTCGCCGAGCCCGGCACCCATCCACACCCCGTAG